From the Acinetobacter wanghuae genome, one window contains:
- a CDS encoding DUF3887 domain-containing protein has translation MHIKLCCVATVLALSGCSNSMKDIANPSAAQEQAAEMAYRNLRDGQFDDFLTHLEPELATHFQDNQKIMKKFAREIPKGEYKSKTLMVKQIEKSTAVPSQYKVSYEIAYPKNLVQYDVSFDQPNGSTKIRNFNIQVFGGS, from the coding sequence ATGCACATAAAACTTTGTTGTGTAGCTACTGTATTGGCTTTAAGTGGTTGTTCTAACAGCATGAAAGATATCGCGAACCCAAGTGCAGCACAGGAACAAGCCGCTGAAATGGCGTATCGCAATTTACGCGATGGTCAGTTCGATGATTTCTTAACGCATTTGGAACCTGAATTGGCAACACATTTTCAAGATAATCAAAAAATCATGAAAAAGTTTGCACGTGAGATTCCTAAAGGTGAATACAAATCAAAAACCTTAATGGTTAAGCAGATTGAAAAAAGCACGGCAGTACCGAGTCAATACAAAGTCAGTTATGAAATTGCCTATCCTAAAAACCTCGTGCAATACGATGTCAGCTTTGATCAACCCAATGGCAGCACAAAAATTAGAAACTTTAATATCCAAGTCTTCGGTGGATCATAA
- the gyrA gene encoding DNA gyrase subunit A yields the protein MSVSEIRPIAIEDELKSSYLDYAMSVIVSRALPDVRDGLKPVHRRVLFAMHELGNDYNKAYKKSARVVGDVIGKYHPHGDSAVYETIVRMAQEFSLRYQLVDGQGNFGSVDGDSAAAMRYTEVRMRKLTHELLADLEKDTVEWEDNYDGSERIPQVMPTRVPNLLVNGVTGIAVGMATNMAPHNMTEVVNACLAYANDPNISIEGLMQHISGPDFPTGGIIYGKSGIVDAYRTGKGRLHIRGKYHFEEDPKNGRITIVFTEIPYQVNKAKTIERIAELVKEKKLEGISELRDESDKDGMRIAIDLKRGENAEVIVNNLFQNTQLENSFSINMVCLDNGQPKLMNLKDIIAAFIRHRQEVVTRRTMYELRKSRERGHILEGLTVALANIDRIIETIKTSANPSEARERLQAGEWAAGGVSALLAAAGAVSVRPDEIEGEDPNRPFGIDGDVYRLSPTQVNAIMELRLHRLTGLEQDKLQAEYTEILGQIAEYTAILNDFNLLMNVIREELALILQQYGDARKTDIVESRIDFSREDLIPEEQMVLTVSKTGYAKTQPLSDYAAQRRGGRGKSATSMKEDDYIQHMVVTSNHATVLCFTNVGKVYRLKVYEVPQASRGAKGRPMVNLLPLDENETITAILPVIDAPKKFKDRLAEFKAFVTTNAAKLQENEVINGHFAELEAALTESEEGADDISDALRIQLKELGLALTATDLDDEIINDFAQQAEAVRKNFYVFMATEYGTIKRVELEQFSNVRSNGLRAIELNGNDTLIGVAITDGEQQIMLFSNEGKAIRFAETDVRSMGRSAKGVRGMRVTIGASQLEDNDESDIDSDDEDGSDSALISRIVSLVVVPETGEVLCASENGYGKRTPVDDFPTKKRGGKGVIAIKTSERNGQLVGAVAIDASKELMLISDGGTLVRTRASEVAQTGRNAQGVRLIRLGKEELLVGVVSIEAVEEDEFVEAIEGEESLVETLDTETLDAQASTDAEPTAADEE from the coding sequence ATGAGCGTATCGGAAATTAGACCGATTGCCATTGAGGATGAACTTAAAAGCTCATATCTCGATTATGCGATGAGCGTGATTGTTTCACGTGCATTGCCCGATGTACGAGATGGTTTAAAACCTGTTCATCGTCGTGTGCTTTTCGCAATGCACGAATTAGGCAATGACTATAACAAAGCTTATAAAAAATCTGCGCGTGTCGTCGGTGACGTAATCGGTAAATATCACCCACATGGTGATTCTGCTGTGTACGAAACCATCGTTCGTATGGCGCAAGAATTTAGTTTGCGTTATCAATTGGTCGATGGTCAAGGTAACTTCGGTTCTGTCGATGGCGACAGTGCAGCAGCAATGCGTTATACCGAAGTCCGCATGCGTAAACTGACCCATGAGTTATTAGCAGATCTTGAAAAAGATACCGTTGAATGGGAAGACAACTACGATGGCTCTGAGCGTATTCCTCAAGTCATGCCAACACGTGTACCGAATTTACTCGTTAACGGTGTAACGGGTATTGCGGTAGGTATGGCGACCAACATGGCACCGCATAACATGACTGAAGTCGTGAATGCTTGCCTCGCGTATGCCAATGATCCAAATATCAGCATCGAAGGTTTGATGCAACATATCTCGGGTCCAGATTTCCCGACGGGCGGTATCATTTACGGTAAATCAGGCATTGTCGATGCTTATCGTACGGGTAAAGGTCGTCTGCATATTCGTGGTAAATACCATTTCGAAGAAGATCCGAAAAATGGTCGTATCACCATCGTATTTACCGAAATTCCATATCAAGTTAATAAAGCAAAAACCATTGAGCGTATTGCTGAATTGGTGAAAGAGAAAAAACTTGAAGGGATTTCTGAATTACGTGACGAGTCTGATAAAGACGGTATGCGTATTGCGATTGACTTAAAACGTGGTGAAAATGCCGAAGTTATTGTCAATAACTTATTCCAAAACACGCAATTAGAAAATTCATTCAGCATTAACATGGTGTGCCTAGACAATGGTCAGCCAAAGTTAATGAACTTGAAAGACATCATTGCCGCGTTTATTCGTCACCGCCAAGAAGTAGTGACACGTCGTACCATGTACGAGTTACGCAAATCGCGTGAACGTGGTCATATCTTAGAAGGTTTGACGGTGGCGCTTGCGAATATTGACCGCATCATTGAAACCATTAAAACTTCTGCCAATCCAAGCGAGGCGCGTGAGCGTTTACAAGCAGGTGAGTGGGCAGCAGGTGGCGTTTCAGCTTTACTTGCAGCAGCAGGTGCCGTTTCTGTTCGTCCTGATGAGATTGAAGGCGAAGATCCAAACCGTCCATTTGGTATTGATGGCGATGTATATCGTTTATCTCCGACTCAAGTCAATGCGATTATGGAGCTTCGTCTGCATCGCTTGACCGGTCTTGAACAAGATAAACTGCAAGCTGAATATACTGAGATTTTAGGTCAAATTGCTGAATACACTGCTATTTTGAATGACTTCAATTTATTGATGAATGTGATTCGTGAAGAATTAGCATTGATTCTTCAGCAATATGGCGATGCACGTAAAACCGATATCGTTGAATCACGTATCGACTTCTCGCGTGAAGATTTGATTCCTGAAGAGCAAATGGTGCTGACCGTTTCAAAAACAGGTTATGCGAAAACTCAGCCACTTTCTGACTATGCAGCGCAGCGTCGTGGTGGTCGTGGTAAGTCAGCAACAAGTATGAAAGAAGATGATTACATCCAACATATGGTGGTCACTTCAAACCATGCAACGGTACTGTGCTTCACCAATGTGGGTAAAGTGTATCGTTTGAAAGTGTATGAAGTGCCACAAGCATCTCGTGGTGCAAAAGGTCGCCCAATGGTGAACTTGTTGCCACTCGATGAAAATGAAACGATTACAGCAATTCTTCCAGTGATTGATGCACCGAAGAAATTCAAAGATCGTTTGGCAGAATTTAAAGCATTTGTAACGACTAATGCTGCAAAACTGCAAGAAAACGAAGTGATCAATGGTCATTTTGCAGAACTTGAAGCGGCGTTGACTGAATCTGAAGAGGGTGCAGACGATATTTCTGATGCACTTCGTATTCAATTAAAAGAGCTTGGCTTAGCACTGACAGCGACAGATCTTGATGATGAGATTATCAATGACTTTGCGCAGCAAGCAGAAGCAGTTCGTAAAAACTTCTATGTGTTTATGGCAACCGAATACGGTACCATTAAACGTGTAGAACTTGAACAGTTCTCAAATGTGCGCTCAAATGGTTTACGTGCCATCGAATTAAATGGTAACGATACCCTCATTGGGGTTGCGATCACCGATGGCGAACAGCAAATTATGTTGTTCTCGAATGAAGGTAAAGCGATTCGCTTTGCAGAAACTGATGTTCGTTCAATGGGTCGTTCTGCCAAGGGTGTACGCGGTATGCGTGTGACCATTGGTGCTTCACAACTTGAAGATAACGACGAAAGCGATATTGATTCTGATGATGAAGATGGTTCAGATTCAGCTTTAATCAGCCGTATCGTATCTTTGGTAGTGGTACCTGAAACAGGTGAAGTATTGTGTGCTTCTGAAAATGGTTACGGTAAACGTACCCCTGTCGATGACTTCCCAACTAAAAAACGTGGCGGTAAAGGTGTGATTGCAATTAAGACTTCTGAGCGTAATGGTCAGTTGGTCGGTGCAGTTGCCATTGATGCAAGCAAAGAACTCATGTTGATTTCTGATGGTGGTACATTAGTACGTACACGCGCTTCTGAAGTTGCTCAAACCGGTCGTAATGCACAAGGCGTGCGTCTCATCCGTTTAGGTAAAGAAGAGCTTCTCGTTGGCGTCGTATCGATTGAAGCAGTAGAAGAAGATGAATTTGTGGAAGCAATTGAAGGTGAAGAATCTTTAGTTGAAACACTAGATACAGAAACTTTAGATGCTCAAGCGTCGACTGATGCTGAACCAACAGCAGCTGATGAAGAATAA
- a CDS encoding FAD-binding protein, with product MSILVIAEHDNKALNAATLNVVAAAQKIGGDITVLVAGSGAQAVADAAAKVAGVSKVLLADDAAYANQLAENVAKLVAELGKGYSHILAASTTTGKNILPRAAALLDVSMITDIIAVDSANTFKRPIYAGNAIATVESSESVVVATVRGTAFDPVAAEGGSASVEAAASTGDAGISKFINEEIVKSERPELTAARIVVSGGRGVGSGENYHTVLDPLADKLGAAQGASRAAVDAGFVPNDMQVGQTGKIVAPDLYIAVGISGAIQHLAGMKESKVIVAINKDEEAPINAVADYWLVGDLNTVVPELVSKI from the coding sequence ATGAGTATTTTAGTTATCGCTGAGCACGACAACAAAGCATTAAACGCTGCTACTTTAAACGTTGTTGCTGCGGCGCAAAAAATCGGTGGTGATATCACTGTATTAGTAGCAGGTTCAGGCGCACAAGCGGTTGCAGATGCTGCTGCTAAAGTGGCTGGCGTAAGCAAAGTATTACTTGCTGATGATGCGGCTTATGCAAACCAATTGGCTGAAAATGTTGCGAAACTTGTTGCTGAATTAGGTAAAGGCTATTCACATATCCTTGCTGCTTCTACAACAACGGGTAAAAACATTTTACCGCGTGCTGCTGCACTTCTTGATGTAAGTATGATCACAGACATTATCGCTGTTGATTCTGCAAACACATTCAAGCGTCCTATTTATGCAGGCAACGCGATTGCAACTGTAGAGTCTTCTGAATCAGTTGTTGTTGCAACTGTTCGTGGTACTGCATTTGATCCAGTGGCTGCGGAAGGTGGTTCTGCATCTGTTGAAGCTGCTGCATCTACTGGCGATGCCGGTATTTCTAAGTTCATTAACGAAGAAATCGTTAAATCTGAACGTCCAGAATTAACAGCTGCGCGCATTGTGGTATCTGGTGGTCGTGGTGTGGGTTCAGGTGAAAACTATCACACTGTACTGGATCCATTGGCGGACAAACTAGGTGCAGCACAAGGTGCTTCACGTGCCGCGGTTGATGCTGGTTTCGTTCCAAACGACATGCAAGTCGGTCAAACAGGTAAAATCGTTGCGCCTGACTTGTACATCGCTGTGGGTATCTCTGGTGCCATTCAGCACTTGGCAGGTATGAAAGAGTCTAAAGTGATTGTTGCGATCAACAAAGACGAAGAAGCGCCAATTAATGCAGTGGCTGACTACTGGTTAGTAGGCGACTTAAATACTGTTGTTCCAGAATTAGTATCTAAAATCTAA
- a CDS encoding electron transfer flavoprotein subunit beta/FixA family protein, protein MKALVAVKRVVDANVKVRVKPDNSGVDLTNVKMSINPFCEIAVEEAVRLKEKGTVSEIVVVSIGPKEAQEQIRSSMALGADRGILVEADDSQLGALEVAKILKGVVEAEQPQLILLGKQAIDDDSNQVGQMLGALLGAGQGTFASEVKVDGDKVQVTREIDGGLQTVELALPAIITTDLRLNEPRYAALPNIMKARKKPLDVKSPADFGVNPSTKLKTVKVEAPAERKAGVQVKSVDELVEKLKNEAKVI, encoded by the coding sequence ATGAAGGCTCTTGTTGCTGTAAAACGTGTGGTTGATGCCAACGTTAAAGTTCGTGTTAAACCGGACAATAGTGGTGTTGACTTAACGAACGTTAAAATGTCAATCAACCCATTCTGTGAAATCGCAGTGGAAGAAGCGGTTCGTTTAAAAGAGAAAGGAACTGTTTCAGAAATCGTTGTGGTTTCTATTGGCCCTAAAGAAGCTCAAGAACAAATTCGTTCTTCTATGGCGCTTGGTGCTGACCGCGGTATTTTAGTTGAAGCTGATGACAGCCAACTAGGTGCTTTGGAAGTTGCTAAAATCCTAAAAGGTGTCGTTGAAGCTGAACAGCCTCAATTGATTCTTCTAGGTAAACAAGCAATTGATGACGACTCAAATCAAGTGGGTCAAATGTTGGGTGCTTTACTTGGCGCAGGTCAAGGTACTTTCGCGTCAGAAGTTAAAGTTGATGGCGATAAAGTACAAGTCACGCGTGAAATTGACGGTGGTTTACAAACTGTTGAACTTGCACTTCCTGCGATCATCACTACTGACCTACGTTTGAATGAACCACGTTATGCAGCACTTCCAAACATCATGAAAGCGCGTAAAAAACCGCTTGATGTTAAGTCACCTGCTGATTTTGGCGTGAATCCTTCGACTAAGCTTAAAACAGTGAAAGTTGAAGCACCTGCAGAACGTAAAGCGGGCGTACAAGTGAAGTCTGTAGACGAGCTTGTTGAAAAATTGAAAAATGAAGCGAAAGTGATCTAA
- a CDS encoding LysE family translocator yields the protein MSVYLVFALTVLPLIFTPGPDMLFILSQVMGKDAKAGMMATLGVCSGYLVHSILVALGIAAIIVSFPILFETIRYLGIAYLLYLAFSLLKSVFATQTMKIERKSTSHPIRKGFLTALLNPKGMLIYFAILPQFINKSANTVSQGLILSCIFIGLIFVVYCALSLLLHKMAQKTEINERKQKWIDGTSGGLLALAAAWLIVN from the coding sequence ATGTCTGTATACCTCGTTTTTGCACTGACTGTGCTTCCGCTTATTTTTACGCCTGGACCCGATATGTTATTTATCCTGTCTCAAGTGATGGGTAAAGATGCGAAAGCTGGCATGATGGCAACCTTAGGGGTGTGTTCAGGCTATTTAGTGCATTCTATATTGGTGGCTTTAGGCATTGCTGCGATTATTGTATCGTTTCCAATTTTGTTTGAAACCATTCGCTACTTAGGCATCGCTTATTTACTCTATTTGGCATTTAGCTTGTTAAAATCTGTGTTTGCAACACAGACTATGAAAATTGAACGAAAATCAACATCACATCCAATTCGTAAAGGCTTTTTAACGGCTTTATTGAATCCAAAAGGTATGTTGATCTATTTTGCGATTTTACCGCAATTCATTAATAAATCTGCCAATACGGTGAGTCAAGGTTTGATTTTATCGTGTATTTTCATCGGCTTGATCTTTGTTGTGTACTGCGCATTGAGTTTGTTGCTACATAAAATGGCACAAAAAACTGAAATCAATGAGCGCAAACAAAAATGGATTGATGGGACTTCGGGCGGATTATTGGCATTGGCTGCGGCATGGTTAATTGTCAACTAA
- a CDS encoding Lrp/AsnC family transcriptional regulator, with product MKLSSKSVRVKLDRIDKNIIHHLQSNGRIQNNDLAREIGLSPSSCLRRVKLLEDAGIIQSYTTIVDQQKIGFQLILFSRIWLVGQDAETIDTFIEAMKELPQVMECYIILGECDAMLKVVVPDLESYRTFQSTHLTKKNGITSVKTDLPSQIIKQSFLLPLDDL from the coding sequence ATGAAACTATCTTCAAAGTCTGTGCGTGTGAAACTTGATCGAATTGATAAAAATATCATTCATCACTTACAAAGCAATGGCCGAATTCAAAATAATGATCTCGCGCGCGAAATTGGATTATCACCGTCTTCATGTTTACGTCGGGTCAAATTGCTTGAAGATGCTGGCATTATTCAAAGCTATACAACAATCGTCGATCAACAAAAAATTGGTTTTCAACTGATTTTATTTTCGCGCATTTGGTTGGTCGGTCAAGATGCTGAAACGATTGATACATTCATTGAAGCCATGAAAGAACTTCCGCAAGTCATGGAATGTTATATTATTTTAGGCGAATGTGATGCGATGCTTAAAGTCGTTGTACCTGATTTAGAAAGTTATCGCACCTTCCAATCGACACATTTGACCAAGAAAAATGGGATTACCAGTGTCAAAACAGATTTACCGAGCCAAATTATTAAACAAAGTTTCTTACTACCTTTGGATGATTTATAA